A single genomic interval of Malania oleifera isolate guangnan ecotype guangnan chromosome 11, ASM2987363v1, whole genome shotgun sequence harbors:
- the LOC131167954 gene encoding ABC transporter F family member 4: MGKKKTEAGTTTKVRPSSKDASKDGKKEKLSVSAMLASMDQKPDKVKKGSSSASTTSTKPKAKSTPKLSSYTDGIDLPPSDDDEEDYVSSEEGQQQSDVHKRSNQQHRADVKPLEISLTDKETKKREKKDLLAAHAAEMAKQEALKDDHDAFTVVIGSRASVLDGEDDADANIKDITIDNFSVSARGKELLKNASVKISHGKRYGLVGPNGMGKSTLLKLLAWRKIPVPRNIDVLLVEQEVVGDDRTALEAVVSANEELVKLRREVASLQNSSLTEDEGKDEDEGDDAGEKLAELYEKLQIMGSDAAEAQASKILNGLGFTKDMQGRATRSFSGGWRMRISLARALFVQPTLLLLDEPTNHLDLRAVLWLEEYLCRWKKTLVVVSHDRDFLNAVSNEIIHLHDLKLHIYRGNFDDFESGYEQRRKEMNKKFEIYEKQLKAAKRTGNRAQQEKVKDRAKFVAAKEASKNKAKGKVDEDEAPPEAPKKWRDYSVEFHFPEPTELTPPLLQLIEVSFSYPNREDFRLSNVDVGIDMGTRVAIVGPNGAGKSTLLNLLAGDLVPTEGEVRRSQKLRIGRYSQHFVDLLTMEETPVQYLLRLHPDQEGLSKQEAVRAKLGKFGLPSHNHLTPIAKLSGGQKARVVFTSISMSKPHILLLDEPTNHLDMQSIDALADALDEFTGGVVLVSHDSRLISRVCEDEERSEIWVVENGTVVSFPGTFEEYKEELQREIKAEVDD; encoded by the coding sequence ATGGGAAAGAAGAAAACGGAGGCTGGTACAACAACGAAGGTTAGGCCAAGCAGTAAAGATGCTTCCAAGGATGGGAAAAAGGAAAAACTCTCCGTCTCTGCCATGCTTGCTAGCATGGACCAGAAACCTGATAAAGTTAAGAAAGGATCTTCCTCTGCAAGCACTACCTCTACTAAGCCAAAGGCAAAGTCAACTCCAAAACTTTCATCATACACTGATGGCATTGATCTTCCCCCttctgatgatgatgaagaagattaTGTTTCCTCTGAAGAAGGGCAGCAACAAAGTGATGTCCATAAACGATCCAATCAGCAGCACAGGGCTGATGTAAAGCCCCTTGAAATCTCCTTGACAGACAAAGAGACGAAGAAACGAGAAAAGAAGGACCTGCTTGCTGCCCATGCTGCTGAGATGGCAAAGCAGGAGGCACTTAAGGATGACCATGATGCTTTTACTGTTGTTATTGGTAGCCGAGCTTCAGTTCTTGATGGGGAGGATGATGCTGATGCTAATATCAAAGATATAACAATAGATAATTTCTCTGTGTCAGCTCGCGGAAAAGAACTCCTAAAGAATGCATCAGTTAAGATTTCTCATGGAAAGAGGTATGGTTTGGTTGGACCTAATGGTATGGGCAAGTCTACACTATTGAAGCTTCTTGCTTGGAGGAAGATTCCAGTGCCAAGGAATATTGATGTCCTTTTAGTTGAGCAAGAAGTTGTTGGTGATGATAGAACTGCCCTTGAAGCAGTTGTTTCGGCAAATGAAGAACTTGTAAAGCTCCGACGAGAGGTTGCCTCTTTGCAGAATTCTTCTCTTACCGAGGATGAGGGCAAAGATGAGGATGAGGGGGATGATGCTGGTGAGAAGCTGGCTGAACTGTATGAGAAACTGCAGATTATGGGATCGGATGCAGCTGAGGCTCAGGCATCCAAGATTCTTAATGGGTTGGGTTTCACTAAGGATATGCAGGGCCGTGCTACTCGCTCATTTAGTGGTGGCTGGAGGATGAGAATTTCACTGGCTAGGGCACTTTTTGTGCAGCCAACACTTCTATTGCTGGATGAACCCACCAACCATCTTGACCTTAGAGCTGTTCTCTGGTTGGAAGAGTACTTGTGCCGTTGGAAGAAAACTCTTGTTGTCGTTTCACATGATCGTGACTTTCTTAACGCAGTCTCCAATGAGATAATTCATCTCCATGACCTGAAACTCCACATCTACCGAGGGAATTTTGATGATTTTGAAAGCGGGTATGAGCAACGTCGCAAAGAAATGAACAAGAAGTTTGAGATTTACGAAAAACAGTTGAAAGCTGCCAAGAGAACTGGTAATAGAGCTCAGCAGGAGAAGGTCAAGGATCGGGCAAAGTTTGTTGCAGCCAAGGAAGCATCAAAGAACAAAGCTAAAGGCAAGGTCGATGAAGATGAGGCCCCACCAGAGGCCCCAAAGAAGTGGAGAGATTACAGTGTGGAATTTCACTTCCCTGAACCTACTGAGCTGACACCGCCACTCTTGCAGCTTATTGAAGTCAGCTTTAGTTATCCAAACCGGGAGGATTTTAGATTGTCAAATGTTGATGTGGGAATTGATATGGGGACCCGTGTTGCTATTGTTGGCCCCAATGGAGCTGGGAAATCTACCCTGCTTAATCTTCTTGCTGGTGATTTGGTTCCAACAGAGGGTGAAGTACGAAGAAGTCAGAAGTTAAGGATTGGAAGGTACTCGCAGCATTTTGTAGACCTGTTGACAATGGAGGAAACACCTGTTCAATATCTTCTTCGTCTTCATCCAGACCAAGAGGGACTCAGTAAGCAGGAGGCTGTCCGTGCAAAGCTTGGGAAATTCGGACTTCCCAGCCACAACCACCTCACTCCTATAGCAAAGTTATCAGGAGGACAAAAGGCCCGAGTTGTCTTCACTTCAATCTCCATGTCAAAGCCCCACATTTTGCTATTGGATGAGCCCACAAATCATTTGGACATGCAAAGCATTGATGCACTGGCTGATGCGCTCGATGAATTCACTGGGGGAGTTGTGCTGGTCAGTCATGATTCCAGGCTAATATCACGTGTTTGTGAGGATGAAGAGAGGAGTGAAATCTGGGTGGTGGAAAATGGAACGGTAGTTTCTTTCCCAGGGACATTTGAAGAGTACAAGGAGGAGCTGCAGAGGGAAATTAAAGCAGAAGTTGATGATTGA